From the genome of Acinetobacter sp. TR3:
TGCATTAAAATTTAATCAACAAAATACTAAAATTATCCGTTTAGGTGTTGTGTTTGGTAATGGTGGTATTTTGCCGCAGATGTTATTACCCATCAAATTAAATGTGATTGCCAAGATTGGATCAGGTCAGCAACCTATTGTTTGGATTCATATTCAAGATGTTTTAAGAGCAATCATTTTTTTACTTCAATTACAGGCTGATCAAAAAGTTTACAATTTAGTTGCTCCAGAACAAATCAATCAACAAGGTTTTGCTGATATTGCCGCACGAGTTTTGAAACGTAAACCTTTTATTACAATGCCTAAATGTGTGTTTGAATTAGCATTAGGCGAACAATCACAATTAATTTTAAATGGTCAATATGTAACGCCTCAGGCATTATGCAGTCATGGTTTTAAATTTCAGTATCCCAATTTAGAGCAAGCCTTAACTGAAGTTTTATTGGGTCACTAAATTTTGTTTCTTCAAACGACTTGGTGAATATGCACTTGGGTCAACAATTGGTGCTTGTTTTAAAATGAGTTGGCGTAACAATTGCGCTGAACCAGCCCCCATACATAGACCATTGCGGAAATGTCCGAAATTTGCCCATAAGTTGGCTATATCAGGCATTTCACCAATATAAGGAATGCCTTGAGGTGAACTAGGACGTAAACCTGCCCAACGGCTTACGATGGGGAATTGTTTTAACTCAGGAACCATATCTAAACATGCGCTTAAAATATCTTGCTGTGTTTGCTCATCCACAGCCGTACTAAAACCACAGTCAGCCATACTCGAACCACAGACAATATGACCATCTTGACGTGGAATGAGATACATCACACGGTTCATACACATAGTAGGCAACCAGTTTTCAGGTGTTTTGAACAGCAGCATTTGCCCCTGTATGGGATGCACAGGAATTTGTCGATGTATGTGTTCTTCCCAATATTGACTCCATGCACCTGAGGTTAGAACAACATGATCAGCATGAAAAACTTGACCATTTGAAGTTTGTATTCCGTGTACCGTTTTATTTTTAACAATCAGTTGATCAATCGAGCAGTGCTCAAAAAAACGAACGAAAGGATGCTGTTTAAGATAGCTGATGAGAGATTGTAATAAACGAGGATTACGTACATTCGACAGTTGTGGGAAATGAATGGCTTGTTGGAATTTTTCTGAAATATGAGGATTTACTGCTTCAAGTTGTTTGCGATTTAATAGGTCACATTGTTGCATTGGCTCATGATGAGTTGATGCGTAATTGAGTCCAACTTCAAAATCTTCTTGATCAAAAATCAACATACCTGTGTCGTGGATTTGAAAATCAATCCCCGTGATAGGCAGAAGTTTTTCATTCCACATTTGATACAGCGATTTACCGTATTGAGCAAGATGATTAACTTCTGGTGCATAACGCCACGGGTACATCGGGGAAAGAATTCCACCGCCTGCCCATGAGGCAGCCTGACCTGCTTGTTGTTGATCAAAAATATCAACAGAGCAACCTTGTTCAGCAAGTTCTAACGCTGACATCAAGCCGCTAATACCCGCACCAATAATGGCAATATGCATACTTTAGCCCAAGTTCAAGAAAATTAATCCTGAAATTTGATACTCGGAGACGTCATCCGCAACCTGCGTGGTATAAACAAGATAATGTTTTTGCAATAAAATTAAATAAATGCAAGAAATGAACAGGTTTTGCGGATGACAATGGTTTTGCCTACTTTTGTCGAAACAAAAGTAGGGCGAGCCTGAGCAAACCAAAGCGACTTAAGCTTTGGTATAGCGCAAGACGAAGTTGCTTATCCTGAAATTAAGATGAGAACTCAGCAAGACTCTGTTGTATATATTATCATATTAAAATCAATTAGATATTATCTCATCTCTTTGAGTTTACGCGCTGCTTCTTCGGCAAAATAGGTCCAAATACCATCTGCACCCGCACGACGGCAGCACATCAATGACTCTAAAATCACGCTTTCAGATAACCAACCATTTTGAATCGCCGCTGCAAGCATGGCGTATTCACCGCTGACTTGGTAGACAAAAGTCGGCACACCAAAAGTATCTTTCACTTCACGGACGACATCCAGATAAGGCATACCCGGTTTTACAATCACCATATCTGCACCTTCCTGAATATCAAGTGCAATTTCATGTAATGCCTCGGCACGATTGCCGACATCCATTTGATAATTATATTTATTTGCACCTTTTAAATTACTTGCTGAACCCACTGCATCACGGAAAGGACCGTAAAAGCTTGAAGCATATTTTGCTGAATACGCCATGATATTGGTATAGATAAAACCATTTTGTTCAAGTGCTTGGCGAATCGCACCAATGCGTCCATCCATCATATCACTAGGAGCAACAACATCAGCACCTGCTTGCGCATGACTTAAGGCTTGTTTGACTAGGCATTCAACCGTTTCATCATTTAAAACATAACCCGTTTCATCAATAATACCGTCTTGGCCATGAGTGGTATAAGGGTCAAGTGCGCCATCGGTAATCAATACCATTTCTGGTAATTCTTTTTTCAGTAAGCGGCAAGTGGCTTGAACCAAACCATTTTCATGCCATGCAGCTTCCGCCGTTAAACTTTTGTCTTCTTGTGGCGTTACTGGAAATAAAGCAAGCTTTGAAACACCGAGTTCGAGCAAATTTTCTGCTTTTTTGAGTAATAAATCAGCAGATAGACGCTGCACATTTGGCATGCTTGGAATATCTTGAGTTTGTTGTTGTCCTGGTAATACAAATACTGGATAAATCAAATGATTAGCTGTGAGTTGTGTTTCACTGACCATGGCACGAAGTTGGTCATTTTTACGGATACGGCGCATGCGAGTCGCGGGAAAAGCGGGACGATTGAACGTATAAGTCATAACAATCTCGATGTTCAGTATTACACTATAGGAATAATTGAAATATTTAAGTCATGCTAGGGAGAGCTTAGCGGCTAAGTTCAATTAAATATCCTCGCTATTGTAGCCCCATAATTTTAGATTTGTACAAAATAATGGGATGTTTATCGTTCCTTTGGATTTAGACAGCGTATGAATGATGTAAAGAAAAACTGGACAGGCAATATTCAGTTAGGTGCTAAAGCCGATCATGACGTGGTATTAAAGCAGCTTTGTAAAGCATTTAATTCTTCACCATTTTTTAAGCATTGTGGCATGAGCATGCGCGTTGTTGATGATCAAATTGAAGGTTATATCGAGATGCAGCCTGAGTTGGTCGGTAATGTAGCCTTCCAAATTTTGCATGGTGGTGTTGCTGCGACATTGCTGGATAGTATTGGTGGCGTGGTTGCAATGGAACAACTTTATCGCCGTGCAACCCCTGAAGATTTACCTGACACGATTAAGAAAGTATCGCGTTTAGCAACTGTAGATATGCGTGTTGATTATCTTGCTCCGGGTCGTGGTCAGTTTTTTACTGCACGTGCGGAAACATTACGCTTAGGACGTAAAGGCTGTACCATGCGTATGACGATGCTCAATGATGAAGCTAAACCAATTGCAACGGCAATTGCTTCTTACGCATTCTAAGTACAGTATTCGATATGAAAGCGTCTTTTGACGCTTTTTTATTGTTTAAATGAAAGTGAAGTAAAAATAATTATCAAAATATAAGAATTGAACGCATCAGTTATTTTTTTTATTCTCGTCATATGATTTTTTATCGTTAAAATGCGATTTAAATTTTTGTTTGTATTTTGATCTTAGGTTTTAACAATTGGTTAAGTTAAAAAAACTAGACTGATCTGCTGATTAAACCAAAAGTTAAAAATCCCTTTAATTTTCAGGAATAACATATGACTGACGCCCAAGCTAATCAACAAGATATTGCTGCTTATTCGGCATCAGATGATGCAATGAAAGCAAAACGTAAAAAGTTTTTAGGATTTTTCGCACTTATTCTTATCCTTGCAGCAATTTTGTATGCTATTTGGGCGTTGTTCTTTAATCATGCTGTCAGTACCGATAATGCTTATGTTGGTGCGGAAACGGCACAAATCACCTCAATGGTGAGTGGACAAGTCGCTGAAGTTTTGGTGAAAGATACCCAACAAGTTAAAAAGGGTGATGTTCTCGTTCGTGTAGATGAGCGTGACGCCAAAATCCAGTTGGCACAAGCACAAGCTGAATTGGCAAAAGCTCAACGCCAATACAAACAAAGCCAAGCGAATAGTAGCTCATTGAATTCTCAAGTTGTGGTTCGCAATGATGAAATTAATAGTGCACAAGCACAAGTAAGTAAAGCGCAAGCAGATTTTGATAAAGCGAACTTAGAATTAAAGCGTCGTAATGAACTTGCTGCTTCAGGAGCGATTTCTAAAGAGGAATTGAGCAAAGCGCAAAGTGCAGTATCGACGGCACAAGCAAGCTTAGATTTAGCTCAAGCGGGTTTAGCCCAAGCAACCTCAAGCCGTAAAGCCGCAGAAAGTACACTTGCTGCAAATGAAGCATTGATTCAAGGGGCAAATGAAGCATCAACACCTGATGTTTTGGTTGCAAAAGCCCATGTTGAGCAAGCTATGCTTGATTTAGAGCGTACTATTATTCGTGCGCCTGTTGATGGTGTGGTGACACGCAAGAATATTCAAATTGGACAACGTGTTGCACCAGGTACTGTGATGATGTCAGTAGTGCCTGTATCTGCGCTGTATGTCGACGCAAACTATAAAGAAAGTCAGCTTGCTAAAGTGAAAGCAGGACAGAAAGTAACGCTTCGTTCAGACCTGTATGGTGATGATGTAGTTTATCACGGTGTTGTTCAGGGATTTTCGGGTGGAACAGGAGCTGCTTTTGCTCTTATTCCCGCACAAAATGCGACAGGAAACTGGATTAAAGTAGTACAGCGTTTACCTGTACGTATTATGCTTGATCCAAAAGAACTTGCAGAACATCCATTGCGTGTAGGGTTGTCGATGCAAGCGGACATTGATCTCGCATCGAAGTAATCAGCCATGAAAACGCAGAATCCTTTTGCAGAACTTAGTGGCGGGCGATTACTGCTCGCCGCATTCGTCATTGCACTTTCTAACTTTATGGTGGTGCTTGATACCACCATTGCCAACGTTTCAGTCCCCCATATTACAGGGAACTTAGCTGTTTCTAGTTCACAAGGAACGTGGGTGATTACCTCTTATGCCGTTGCAGAAGCGATCTGTGTTCCACTCACAGGTTGGTTAGCTGGACGTTTTGGCACAGTTAGAGTTTTTGTCTTCGGGTTAATCGGCTTTACTATATTTTCATTTTTATGTGGTTTAGCAACTTCATTAGAAATGTTGGTATTTTTCCGTATTGGTCAAGGACTTTGTGGTGGTCCACTTATGCCACTCAGTCAAACCTTGTTAATGCGAATTTTCCCACCAGAAAAACATGCGCAAGCAATGGGGCTTTGGGCGATGACAACCGTCATTGGACCGATTTTAGGACCAATTTTAGGCGGACTTATTAGTGATAATCTATCATGGCATTGGATTTTCTTTATTAATATCCCTGTTGGAATTTTCTGTGTATTAGCGTCCATCCGCTTGTTGTCTGTAGCAGAAACTAAAACTGAGAAATTACGAATTGATGCAGTTGGTTTAGGTTTGTTAGTGCTTTGGATTGGTGCTTTACAATTGATGCTAGATCTTGGGCATGAACGAGATTGGTTTAACAGTACCAGTATTATTGTTTTGGCATTGACAGCAGTTGTTGGCTTTATTGTTTTCATGATTTGGGAACTCACAGAAAAGCATCCAGTGGTTAACCTGTATGTATTCCGTCATCGAGGTTTTGCCGTTTCTGTTTCAGCATTGGCATTTGGCTTCGGTGCATTCTTTGGCAGTATCGTTTTAATTCCGCAATGGTTGCAAATCAATTTGGGTTATACCGCCACGTGGGCAGGATATCTGACTGCAACTATGGGTTTTGGTAGTTTGACGATGTCGCCAATTGTTGCGAAGTTATCAACCAAATATGACCCAAGAGCATTGGCTAGTTTTGGGCTAGCATTGTTGGGTGTGGTTACGGTCATGCGAGCTTTTTGGGTTACAGATGCAGATTTTATGTCATTAGCATGGCCACAAATCTTACAAGGTTTTGCTGTACCATTTTTCTTTATTCCACTGTCAAATATTGCGATGGGTTCTGTCTTAGCTCAAGAAATGGCTTCTGCCGCAGGTCTAATGAATTTCTTGAGAACAATGGCAGGGGCGATTGGCGCTTCAATTGCAGTGACAATTTGGGATGATCACACGAAAGTAGCTCGTAGTGAAATGGTGAATAATTTGCACCCACAAGAAGTGCAAAATACGTTGCTTCAAAATGGTTTTTCACCTGATGCAACACTCGCCACGATTGCAAATTTAGTTGATAAAGAAGCGATTACGACTTCAGCTAATCATGTGTTTATGTTATTGGCAATTGTATTTATTTTTGCGAGTGCATTAATTTGGATGAGTCCAAAACCTAAAGTAATAACGGGTGGACCTGCACCACATTAATTTTGATAGATAATCAATTTTTCTTTAAAAAACTCGGATTGATTCATCCGAGTTTTTTATTTAAATCTGATATGAATGTCTATTCCGTCCAGTGGCTTTGTTGCACAAAGATTTGAAATGCAAAGCGTCCCTAATTGAGCCAAATTTAAGGCGTAACTTGGGTAAGGGGCGGCGTTTTATTTCTTCTCTTTTCATTTCTTTGTATCCCTGCGGTTTCAATTTTTCTTCAAGGATACACGTAGGGATACACGGCGAGCAATATTATATAAAGTTATGATCAGTTATATATAGGCAAGAAAAAAGGCTTAATCCCTTTAGAATCAAGCCTTTTTGTTTTAAAACTTGGCATATTTTGCCATGTTTTGTTAGGTATTTGGTGGAGATGGCGGGAGTTGAACCCGCGTCCGCCAGCACTACACTCGAGAATACTACATGCTTAGATATCGTCTATTGTTTTAACACCAAGCGACCCGACGAACAGGGTACAAGGTGCGATCCTCTAAGTTTGGTATAAAGCCCCGAGGCTTGACCTTATACGGACTTGTGTGCGTGCGCTTCGGTCGGGTTCACTGACCACAAGTATTCAGTGAAGCGGACAAGCTGCCCTTAGGCAGCTAGAGCGTAAGTTTCGTCGTTTGCGACTATTAAAATGCAAATTTTATTTACGAGAGAAAATGCGCTCTCGGCATGCATCTATGAGCTTCATCACCAGCGTCGAAGCCAATAACATCCCCATATATGAACGAACATCATAGCATAAATATTGAAAATTTAAATCTAAATTTACAGGCTTTGAGGTTTGTGGTTGAAAACTAATCTAATTGAAATCATAAATTAATAGCATATCTTTAAAGAATTAGCTTTTTAAGGTTTAGCTAAATTGGAACTTCAAAGAAGGAATATGCATTTATATCCCTTCATTAAAACAATTGCATATCACTTGGCAGCTTAGGTTAATGCCATCCACCACCTAAAGCCCGAATAATATCTACACTGGCAATCATTCGACTACCATGAAGCTGTGCAGCGAGTTGCTCTTGCTGCAAGATATTCCGATCCGATCCGATCCGATCCGATCCGAATCAATCACATCCAGATAGTTGATACTGCCTTCAAAATAACACAAATGTGAAAGCTGATTGGCATGTCGGGATGAACAAGTGCTTGACCATGTGCCTGTATGTACTGATACAGAATACATTGATCAGGCAGTTCATATACTGATTAAATCCTTATTTTACATTTTAAACTTTTTGGCGGTTTTGATTTGGGTGAGGGTGATACTGAAAGTCCTACTTTCGGCGGTTTTGGTTTAGGTGATGAACCTTAAAAGAATGTCTTTTCACTCTTAATGTATTTTTATGAAATAGAAAGCGATAAGTATTTTTATCGCCTTTTTACATTTTCAATACTAGTTATATACAGCGCTACAAATTTAAAGAAATATGAATATGCGAACATATTCAAACTGCTTAGTTTTGAGGATTTTACGGTTCATAAAAATTTTTATCAGTTTTTAGCTGTTTATTTTATCGGACTTTTGCCTGTATCACTTATGAGTTTTTTAAAATTAACTAATTTAAGATATGTGGATTCAAGCGATGATACTGTTTTTTAAGTGTTGAATTGCAGTATATGCATTCTTTGTTTGATCAACCAGTTGGAATCGTTTTGAAATTCTATTCTCAGTTACTTTAAGTAGAACAAAGTTTAGGTATTCATCGTAATAACGGGAGTTTTATGTTTTCACCCTATATCCATGCATTTGCATTGTTTTTTTCATTATTGAATCCGTTCCTGATGAGTGTCTACATGGTCGGGATGATTCGGAATACCGATGTAAAAGTATTTAATAAAGCATTGATTCAAGGGAGCTTAATCGCTTTTGCTGTTTTTGCATTATTCGCATGGGGGGGCGAGAATATTTTTAGTCGCTATCTAAATGTAAGATTTGAATCTTTCCAAATATTTGGTGGATTAATTTTTCTTGTAATTGGTTATCGTTATGTGTTTCAGGGTGCAGAAACAATCGGTGAAATGCGTGGCGCTCCTGAGCATTTGGCAGGTACGATTGCTATGCCTTTTATGATTGGACCGGGAACAATTAGTGCTGCGGTTGTCACAGGCGTGAGTGTTCCATTTGGAGGAGCAATTGCTGTGATTGCCCTCACATTGGCGTTAACTTGCAGTATTCTTATCGCGATGAAATACGGACACGATCATTTACGCTACAAGCATGCTAAGTATATTGATCGTTACTTTGACATTATGGGGCGTTTATCTGCCTTACTGATCGGTACAATTGCTGTCGATATGATCGTTAATGGTGTGATGGGACTCATTCGATCTACAAATTTAAATTAAATTATCAGATATAAAATTTTGTATGATCAGTATTTATTTGGTTGATAACATATTGTTAATTTTAGATAAAATCTAATAAAAAGGGGTTGTATGTAATCCTACTGAAATAATGTTTCGATCTATCATAAAAATAGTTGATGATGTTTTGTACATTTATACGTATTTTTACGTTGAGGAATGAACGATAATACACATGTTGTATTCTCCTATGAGTTCTCCTATGTATCCATTAGATCAATTGAACCAAGCACCTGATGATCAGTCAGAGCTTACAATGTCAGTTTTAATGACACCTGATATGGCAAACTTTTCAGGTAATGTTCATGGTGGAGCAATTTTAAAACTGCTTGACCAAGTTGCTTATGCTTGTGCAAGCCGTTATTCAGGCAGTTATGTTGTGACATTGTCTGTTGATAAAGTTAATTTTAAAGAGCCAATTTACGTTGGTGAATTAGTCACATTTTTAGCGAGTGTTAATCATGTAGGGCGTACTTCTATGGAAGTCGGCATTCGTGTAGAAGCACAAAATATTCAAAAGCGTACAATCAGACATACCAATACATGCTATTTCACCATGGTTGCTGTAGATGAGGAGCGTAAACCTAAAGTTGTTCCGATATTAAAATTAGATACGGATTGGAAGCGTTGTCGTTTCGAAGCTGCAGAACAGCGTAAGGACCTACGTTTACAAGAAGTACAGCAACCTTCTTGCAGTATTTTCAAGAAATCTAGCCAGTGTTGATTTATTCATTACATTCCTAGTGATCTAAAAAAAGATCGAACCGCAGCATGGTTCGATCTTTTTTTATTTGTAAAGATGAGTCAGATCATTACAAATGTTGTTCTAAAGGGTCTGGAGGAACCTGAAGATCAAATTATTTACTAGCGGTCGGAGCAGCCGTTGTTGCTGCATCACTTGCTGTTGTGTCTGTCGTAGCTGGATTTAGAGTTTCAGGTTGCTCCTGAGTTGATACCACGACTTTCTCTTCGGTGGTTTTGGTGCTATGTGATTTGTCATGAGCCGAAGCTGCAAATGTTGTTGCCGCTGTTAAAGCAAATGTTGTCGCAATTAAAGTCTTAATGAGTTTCATGTTTGGCATCCATATTTGAACTTAATTAAAAAATTACAGCTTCAATTCGAGAGATGAATCAGAACAAATCTTGAATTTCTGCATGAGGTTTATGCTAAGTGCCTAAGTTTTTTACAGCAATATTCTTAACAATCTTTTACGCCAAGCTTAACAATAGCGCATCATAAAACGCGGTTTTGTGATGTGCTTGTAAAGTTAAATGCCTGAACCTATCAGTAAAATGTATATAAATATGTATTTTTGATTAAAAAATAATCTACAATTTTACGTGTTCTAAACAAGATCTTTCTTTTGCAAAGAGTTTAATAATTGGATAAAACATTTAAATTTTAGTTTTAAATAGTATTTTTAGATTAATTTTGTGATTAAATTATCTTTATTTTTGTTTTAATTGAATTATTTCGTAAATTTAATTCTTTATTTTATTTCGCATATTTTTCACTTTAGAATGAAATAAATTTTTAATGCGAGTAAATCGTGAAGTTCATTGCTCCCAAAATTGTTCCTACTCACATTATTTCTGGTTTTTTAGGTGCAGGTAAAACAACGCTATTGCAGCATTTATTAACCCAAAAGCCTGAAAACGAAGTTTGGGCTGTTCTAATGAATGAGTTTGGGCAAATAGGTGTTGATCAACAACTGATTACCCAACAACAAGGCTATGCTGTCAAAGAACTACTTGGTGGATGCTTGTGCTGTAGCAGTCAACTTCCTATGCAAATTGCACTGGCTCGCTTACTCAGTGAAAGTAAACCTGATCGTTTATTTATCGAACCAACGGGGTTAGGTCATCCTGCACAATTACTGGAACAACTGACCGAGCCGCATTGGCAAAGCAGTTTAAATATGCGTGCTTTGGTAATCGTTGTGGATGGAAGTCGTCTACATGATGAAGATTGGGTTAAACAGAACTTATATACCGATCAACTGAAATCTGCACAAATCGTAGTCCTCTCACATATTGATTGTATGTCAGTAGCAGATCATCAAGCCTATGCAGCTTTAAAACAAGAATATGACACTTATGTCCAGCATTGGATTGAAGTTGAGTGTGGCAAAATTGAATTATCTCAGATTGATATTGTGCAACAACCTGTACAACGTAAGATCCAACCTTTACTCAAGCTACAACAAACACAGGCTATCGAGCCTCTGTTAGAAATAAAACAACTTCCATATCATTATGTAGAAACGGCTCAAGGTTATACCGTTGCAGGTTGGAAATTGCCTAAACGCTGGCAATTTAAATTTTTTGAACTCTTAGATTTGTTGTGTAAGCAACAAAATTGGATTCGCATCAAAGGCATATTTAATACGGATCAAGGTTGGAAAAGTTTTAATTTTAATCCTCAACAATTTAACTATAAGTCTGCCGAAGAGAGTATTGATAATCGAATTGAAATTATTTGCCAATCCGAACAAGATTGGTTGGTGTTTGAAACACAATTAATAAATTGTCGTCTTGATCTAACTGATGCTCAAAATGATTAAAGCCAACATTTTTTGTAATAAAATAGAGTATGCTTAGCGCCAAATTTGAGTACACCGTATTTAAGAGTATTTTTTATGGCGCTAAAAGCAACAATATATAAGGCAGATCTGAATATTGCCAATATGGATCAGCATATCTATGCAGATTATCAGCTAACACTTGCCTTACATCCGTCAGAGACTATTGAACGTTTGATGGTTCGTATTCTTGCTTATGCACGTTATGCCGATGAGCGATTAGAATTCACCAAAGATTTGTTTGAAACGGATGAGCCTGCGTTATGGCAAAAAGATTTAACAGGGCTTTTAGAAAATTGGATTGAAGTCGGTTGTCCATCTGAAGATAAAGTGAAAAAAGCTAGTGCTCGCTGTAAAAAAGTGGCTGTGATTACCTATGGCTCACAAGCTGCTGATTGGTGGCAAAAAAATACCAAGATTAAGACGTTGAGTAATGTGGAGGTCTGGCAATTAGCGCCTCAGACTACACAGGCACTTGAAGGCTTATGTGAACGCACGATGCAATTACAGCTTAATATTATGGATGGAGAGTGGACTTTGTTGAGCGATAAAGGTCAAGTCGATATTCAATGGTTACAATTGCAATAAATCAGGTTGGGAGTAAAAGATGAGCGCTGAATTACAAATTATTGATTTAAAAGTAGGTGAAGGTAAAGAAGCTGTTAAAGGTGCTTTAATCACAACACACTACACGGGGTGGTTAGAAGATGGTACTCAGTTCGATTCTTCAATTGACCGTGGGAATTATTTTGAGACTGTGATCGGTACAGGGCGAGTAATCAAAGGTTGGGATCAAGGCATCATGGGAATGCGCGTTGGTGGGAAACGTAAGTTAATCGTACCTGCACATTTAGCTTATGGTGAACGCAAAATGGGAAAAATTATTCCAGCAAATTCAAATCTGACTTTTGAAATTGAATTATTTGATGTTAAAACGCGCGACGAGTGATTTAGTCTCAATGATGCAAAGCATGATGGTATTGATTTGATTGCTTAATTCATGCTTTGCAAAAAAAAGTACAAAAACAATACAAATCAAAAAAATGATTTAATTCTAATATTTTGATTTTTAATATTTTTATTTTAATGTGCTTTTTTCAACAATCTGCTTAAAATGATTGATTCTGTAGATGGTTCTGTATATCTTTTAAAGAAAGGGCAATGTATTCTGAATCAAAGTTTTTATAATAAATGTGATGTTAATTTACCTTTTGGAAAAAATTGCTTTTAATGTTGCCATCCATGATCAGCAGATTCATAAACATGGCGAGGTAAATTATAAAAAATCTATGCTTGTGTTAACGAGCATCAAAAAATTGAGTGAGTGAGGCAGCTATGAATGATTATTTGGATATTACCGCTTCTGAGCTATTAAAAGAATTACATAATTTTTTCTTGATTAATACTTATAATGGCGCTGAAAATGGTTTTTGGGTCAATGAAAAAGCATTGATTGATAAAGATTATTGGATGGATGGAGAGAACAAGGTCGAGATTCTCCGAGAGTTGAGTCCTTCACATCAGCATTCACATCCTGACTATCGAATTACCTTATTATCTCCATTAGAAGGGAATGTCGTCTTGCTACAATACGATGGCGTGAATAAAAAAATTCAGACATTCCGTCGTGGTGAATGGGTAAACCGCTTATATAAATATTTTTATCAAAAAGAACGTTATTATTTACAACAACTTTCTGAGCATCCAAATTTTCAGCTCATTGAATATTAAGCTTATATATTTAGCTCATTAGGTTCTTAATACGTATCGTGTTAGGAACCTAATCACATATGGCTAAAATATTGATGTATATTGCGATAAAATTTATAAAATATTTTTTTAAGATTATTTTCAGTTTTTAAAATTATAAATACAATCCTTGCTCCCAGCTGACTCGCTAAAAATCTTATTTGTCCACAAATTGTAAGATGATTCATGCATGATTCGCGCTCAGCCATTTTCGAATATTGAGAAGATATCTCTATGACAACACGTTTAGTGTCTCCGACCTTAAAAACATTTTTAGGTCTAATGATTGCTTTAGTTGCGACTACAGCAACTTTTGCAGAAAATTCCAAAATTGATGCGACAACGTTAACCGTCATTGGTTATCATGAAATTACCGACCATAAAGATGCACTCATCCCA
Proteins encoded in this window:
- a CDS encoding acyl-CoA thioesterase; protein product: MYPLDQLNQAPDDQSELTMSVLMTPDMANFSGNVHGGAILKLLDQVAYACASRYSGSYVVTLSVDKVNFKEPIYVGELVTFLASVNHVGRTSMEVGIRVEAQNIQKRTIRHTNTCYFTMVAVDEERKPKVVPILKLDTDWKRCRFEAAEQRKDLRLQEVQQPSCSIFKKSSQC
- a CDS encoding MarC family protein, whose translation is MFSPYIHAFALFFSLLNPFLMSVYMVGMIRNTDVKVFNKALIQGSLIAFAVFALFAWGGENIFSRYLNVRFESFQIFGGLIFLVIGYRYVFQGAETIGEMRGAPEHLAGTIAMPFMIGPGTISAAVVTGVSVPFGGAIAVIALTLALTCSILIAMKYGHDHLRYKHAKYIDRYFDIMGRLSALLIGTIAVDMIVNGVMGLIRSTNLN
- a CDS encoding FKBP-type peptidyl-prolyl cis-trans isomerase, whose translation is MSAELQIIDLKVGEGKEAVKGALITTHYTGWLEDGTQFDSSIDRGNYFETVIGTGRVIKGWDQGIMGMRVGGKRKLIVPAHLAYGERKMGKIIPANSNLTFEIELFDVKTRDE
- a CDS encoding YaeQ family protein; this translates as MALKATIYKADLNIANMDQHIYADYQLTLALHPSETIERLMVRILAYARYADERLEFTKDLFETDEPALWQKDLTGLLENWIEVGCPSEDKVKKASARCKKVAVITYGSQAADWWQKNTKIKTLSNVEVWQLAPQTTQALEGLCERTMQLQLNIMDGEWTLLSDKGQVDIQWLQLQ
- a CDS encoding CobW family GTP-binding protein, producing MKFIAPKIVPTHIISGFLGAGKTTLLQHLLTQKPENEVWAVLMNEFGQIGVDQQLITQQQGYAVKELLGGCLCCSSQLPMQIALARLLSESKPDRLFIEPTGLGHPAQLLEQLTEPHWQSSLNMRALVIVVDGSRLHDEDWVKQNLYTDQLKSAQIVVLSHIDCMSVADHQAYAALKQEYDTYVQHWIEVECGKIELSQIDIVQQPVQRKIQPLLKLQQTQAIEPLLEIKQLPYHYVETAQGYTVAGWKLPKRWQFKFFELLDLLCKQQNWIRIKGIFNTDQGWKSFNFNPQQFNYKSAEESIDNRIEIICQSEQDWLVFETQLINCRLDLTDAQND